In a single window of the Rhineura floridana isolate rRhiFlo1 chromosome 3, rRhiFlo1.hap2, whole genome shotgun sequence genome:
- the LOC133381901 gene encoding zinc finger protein 420-like isoform X3 produces the protein MLASGVAQGEPGDKGYIWGVKAEGEPSEVSLEKAEVQEQKLRSQDGAKRQEERQTHTGDKYKCLECGKSFSRSSHLTRHQRCHTGDKPYICLECGKSFSLSSHLIRHHKIHTGDKPHKCMECGKSFSRSDSLTLHQRTHIGDKPYKCLECGKSFSQSSTLTLHHRTHTGDKPYKCLECGKSFSQSSHLSSHHRTHSGDKLYTCLECGKSFSRSDSLTSHQRTHMGDKPYKCLECGKSFRWSSRLTSHQRTHTGDKPYECLECGKSFSDSSAFSKHRRTHTGDKPYECLDCGKSFSDSSAFSKHRRTHTGDKPYECLECGKSFSWSSSLTSHQRTHMGYKPYKCLECGKSFSQSSHLILHQRTHTGDKPYECLECGKTFSDSSAFSKHRRTHTGDKPYECLECGKSFSDSSAFSKHRRTHTGDKPYECLVCGKSFSQSRALTSHQRTHTGDKPYKCLECGKSFSHSSTLTSHQRSHTGEKPYKCLDCGKSFSRSDYLTSHQRTHTGDKPYKCFECGKGFSQVGNLTLHQRTHTGDKPYKCLECGKTFRWSSNLSSHQRTHTEDKS, from the exons ATGTTGGCCAGCGGGGTTGCGCAGGGGGAGCCTGGAGACAAAG gatacatctggggagtcaaggctgagggagaaccatctgaagtatcactggaaaaagctgaggtgcaggagcagaaactgaggagtcaagatggagcaaagagacaagaggagcgACAGACGCACACAGGGGACAaatataaatgcctggaatgtggaaagagcttcagtcggagtagccaccttactaggCATCAGagatgtcacacaggggacaaaccttatatatgcttggagtgtggaaagagcttcagtctgaGTAGCCACCTTATtaggcatcacaaaattcatacaggggacaaacctcataaatgcatggaatgtggaaagagcttcagtcggagtgacagccttactttgcatcaaagaactcatatcggagacaaaccttataaatgcttggaatgtggaaagagcttcagtcagagtagcacccttactttgcatcacagaactcacacaggagacaaaccttataaatgcttggaatgtggaaagagcttcagtcagagtagccaccttagttcacatcacagaactcacTCAGGGGACAAActttatacatgcttggagtgtggaaagagcttcagtcggagtgacagccttacttcgcatcaaagaactcacatgggagacaaaccttataaatgcttggagtgtggaaagagcttcaggtggagtagccgccttacttcgcatcaaagaactcacacgggagacaaaccttatgaatgcttggagtgtggaaagagcttcagtgacagtagtgcCTTTAGTAAACAtagaagaactcacacaggggacaaaccttatgaatgcttggactgtggaaagagcttcagtgacagtagtgcCTTTAGTAAACAtagaagaactcacacaggggacaaaccttatgaatgcttggagtgtggaaagagcttcagttggagtagcagccttacttcacatcaaagaactcacatgggatacaaaccttataaatgcttggagtgtggaaagagcttcagtcagagtagccaccttattttgcatcaaagaactcacacaggggacaaaccttatgaatgcttggagtgtggaaagacgtTCAGTGACAGTAGTGCCTTTAGTAAACAtagaagaactcacacaggggacaaaccttatgaatgcttggagtgtggaaagagcttcagtgacagtagtgcCTTTAGTAAACAtagaagaactcacacaggggacaaaccttatgaatgcttggtgtgtggaaagagcttcagtcagagtagggcccttacttcgcatcaaagaactcacacgggagacaaaccttataaatgcttggaatgtggaaagagcttcagtcacagtagcacccttacttcgcatcaaagatctcacacaggggaaaaaccttataaatgcttggattgtggaaagagcttcagtcggagtgactaccttacttcgcatcaaagaactcacacgggagacaaaccttataaatgctttgagtgtggaaagggcttcagtcaGGTTggaaaccttactttgcatcaaagaactcacacaggggacaaaccttataaatgtctggagtgtggaaagaccttcaggtggagtagcaaccttagttcgcatcaaagaactcacacagaggACAAATCTtaa